The Syngnathus scovelli strain Florida chromosome 11, RoL_Ssco_1.2, whole genome shotgun sequence region AATTAACTCAAATGTGTGTCAGCACGCCACTTTTGCCCATCTTAGCAGATAATTTATATAGCTTCCTCTATACTGTAAATATTCAGTACATATAAACGAGACATACTGTTTTTATTGTGGAAAAACAATAGCGACACAATATTAGTCTTATAACTCAAATTTACAAAATATAGTTTCTACATTCAAGCAACACATTGATTGTGTTAGCCATTCATTATAATACGAATCAACTATAACTAATTGTTGTGACGGCGCGCAATGAACTAGTTTGCGCAGCAGCGCAAGAATACTTCCCTGCGCGACAAATAAGTCAGGCAGCACGCTCAGTTAAAGTCGTACgggtttcatttgttttttataaACATACTGTCCTACCATCCTATTGCATTGGCATAGTTTATTGTAAGTCAGGTCCTTACGTACAAATTTAGATTAGCTTCCGCTGTTTGAGCGCAACTCCGCAGTCGTAAATCGGGGTTCCCTATATCGGACTCTCCTTCCTTCCAGCAGCTAACAGCTTTTAGCCCAAGCTGTACTGACTGACTCAATGAACGGAACCAACCAGTGTCTCCAGTTCTTACTGGGAATGAAAACAGCCGATAGCCACACATGCATCCCCACGTTATGTTACATAGCAGGCTACATGTACCCTACGATGCTGTAAAGCTACGCAACAACGAGCCACCAGAATGAGCGAGAAGCTCTGCATCAGCAAGGCGAACATCAAAATAAGCAATCGAGTGATGATATGCTTGCATTTCAACGACTACAACACGCATTGTCAACTGTTTGTGTTTAAATATAAAGCATTTAGCAAaacagtgcgtgcgtgcgcaacgCGAAAGGCAGCGTTGGGAGATTGTTGTTGTTATGTAGGGTAAAGGTCTCGATGACAGCGCCAGCCCAGAGACAGCACGTCCACTCCTGTTTACGTCTCCCTCGCGCGCCTCTGCCTCTCACTAAGACGCAGAATTACAGCCCAAGACAACAACGAGAAGCGGAGTCCTTCTTACCCGCTCTGCCTTGGTTCTGTGGTAGCTTGGATCGGCCGGAACAGCCTCTCATCATGGACCGTCAATCTACGGATGGAGTCCCGAGCCAAGCGCCGCACGGATGCTTATTACTGggaacacacgctcacacacacatacacactgatACACACTCAGTGAGTGTGTGAAGCCAGAACCTTCCTACAAAACTGGACGGAATTAGGTAGAAGTACCTGCCCCCCTTTGCACCCTCCCACAATACACGCATCATGCATACGtgcacaatacacacacacacaccctccctCAGGCTCCAAGGAAGTGTCCCCACTAGGGCTGACAAGTTCCCATGAAAGTTACATACCGTCAAATATAGCTCCCGTATGTACACTGCAGAAAACTGTGTaatatgcatgcacacacacacgcacacacaaagaatATTGTTAGTTATCAGTTCTCAACTTTAGTGCAGTTTTTCCTCATTGGTGACACGTTTACTTACTACCGAGGACAAAGAGCAAAGTAGTGCATGGATCTAACCTCTTCCATTCACTTATATTGAGACAACTGTTTGTAAACAATCGGAAACATCAAGCATTCAGTCAATAATATTAGATGTTTCAATTAAGGTCAAAACTGAAACAGGTTCATCTTCTATTTTGGATACCCATCGTCACATGTCACGGTCATGAACTTCACTGACGACTCGCTTGTGACATAGCCCCACCTCTACCTCATAAATCAACTCCCAGAATGTGCATCTGGCATATCGAGGAAAGGACAAATCAGAGTAGCTAGTGGAGAAAATACACAGCGCTAAGCTTATACCAAAGATTTGACACACTCAGGGGTCAACTGGCACTCGACCTAAACACATTCCTCCAGAAAGGCCAACATGTCCCACTGCCCTCCTCTCACACCGCACGTAATATCCTTCTCTCCAATTTGCATCACACCCATTCCTCAGGCAGCTCACCCcacccacacagacacacacactagtCAGACCAGTCTCACTGTGGCTTATCGCAGTCAAAAAcaaagccctttttttttttttttttaacattctcaTTCTTACCAAAAACGGCAGCGCCACCAGGAAGCCAGTTAAATAGTCGTGCGTCGTTGTCATACTATGGATGACTCAGTCATAAGTCCATCAAGCTTCTCTGAGCCATTCCAAAAAAGCACCAGCAGAAACACAAGAATAGATAGTTTTAGGAGGGTAGAACTTTCAAAACCTGATATTGGGACCGAATGATACCTGTTTCTGAATGTTTATTTGAATGGGTTGACaaccgtctgtccgtccatctgtcCGATCGCCATGACGACCCTTAGGAGTTCAGTGGAATATTACAAGCCACACACCTGTGAAGGATGTGTTCTTCCTGTTGATGTTACACATGTAGAGTATGTTGTAATGACCGCCCTGTCTGGTCCTCACAAAATGTCTGAGTAATAGTGGGGGAAAAACAATGATGCACTCCGCTGACAAAACAAATCATTCGCAACACTCTGTAGAATTCCACATAAACACGACAGTTCTGCACTTACGTGTCGGTCTTGTCTCTGTGACAAAGACTCAAGAGCGGGAAACAACAGCTGAGGGGTCATGCTCTATTTGGGCCGCATCTAACCGTGGCCGCCATCCCGTATTTACACCGGTGATGCCGAGGTAGTTTAAATGCTCAGGTTACTCCCAACCCTTCCCCTAAATACCACAGAGGAGCATGTGATGAAAATAGGGGAAAGGTAGTCAAAGGACAACATAAACATGATTGTGTTGACCTTTTCTTCAAGTCACATGACTTCATTCCATGTATGCATTCTTCGCTGCATAATCTAGAGCAAGAAAGCCGCTTTATAAATTCTGCCTCTACAAATAGCGACATACAATCATGCAACTCCACGTTAATCACACTTTCAGGACATTAACCTCTCAAGGATGCATCAAGGCAAGAAGTGGGAGGGGGAGACCATTAGCAACACAACTCCTATTAAGGCTAGATAGCGACATCTTGATTCACACTGAATGGGACTTGAAGCTTTGGTGCCTGCAAGTTAGGAGAGTAAACCAGGTCAAAAACACCATAGCAACTGCATAGCAACTAAAACAAGATGCACAGGTTACATAGTGCTTTGTAAGCTACACACTCCTGCTGCCATCTTGATATGTGACCTGACCCTTTATTTACCTGAAGCCCTGACACTCATTAACACACGCACAAAAACTGTTTCTCAACAGTGTCACAACTCAGCAATGTCGCACAACCAAACCACAACTGACTTTTGTAAAGCGTGCTGGCGTCATATTGACAGGAAACACACAAGCCACCCAAAGCTCACGTTTGACCACTTTATTGTTTTTCTGAAAAATAGTCAGAGTTCAGGAAAAGGAAACACGGGTTAGACTTCGCTCTAAACTCCGTGACAAAAGCATCTGAATGCAAACAACACAGCACAAGAGTGCTCAAGtttcacattttgtttgcaCTAGGTTTGATAATGCATAAAAGTCAAAGGTCAAACAATTCGTTATGTGATGCTGCAAGAAAATTAAGCATGGTgaattcattttaatttcacAATCAAATTCTCACCAACGTAAAGTCTCTAATAACTGTACAGGCAATGTTTTGATGAACATTTTGAGATGTTTACCTGAATACTAAAATAAAGTAAATCAGTGAGCAGTCCAGGGTGCAGCCTACCTCTCTAACAAGGATAAGAAAtggaggaaaggtgcaatttcaTTTCTGGTAGAAATGACACAATTCACTTATAacacataaattaaaaaaaaagagcataagAATTGTGAAGACAAtcattgatgattttttttttttttttaaaaacctttCCAGGAAATGTGAGCACCCCATATTGCTCAACTTTAGAGGTTCCCCTAtatgggagccatgctcaccaaTTATTAGTGCGTTGTCAAAAATGAGACCTCAACTAGAAAACATTACAGTACTTGTACAGTGACAAAGAGACATGATCTAAAATGTCATTAAATACTTTAACAAACACATTGGCAGGAAAAGGTACAGTCAGGCTTATTTATTTCCTGCTGTGTTACTAATTTTGCTGTCTCTACGCAAATCTCTTCACGGCTCAATTACAAAGAGTGACAAGGAAGTCTTTGGCCTTCATTGTGAGACTGAACTGCCACCCCTCACTGACTTTGGCAGACAGTGGCACCGCCCTTCGCCCCTGCGGCAGCTTTCTTGCGTCTCTTGGCGAGGAGGGGGTTGCTGGACGTATCCAGGTCCTTGATCTTCACCTGGTCGTAGTCGACACGCATGGTCGCCAAAGCGCTGGTCATTTCCTCCTGTGACACAGCAGATCGATTCTGTTGACTCAGTGCATTCATGTCAACAAAATGAGAAGAAAAACTTTTGTATCAGGAAGTGATAGAATCAGCAAAATGATGCCAACACAACATCCCAAATTCAATTAATTGATTTTGATATGTTGCAAACTGGTCAGATGAAGTAACAGTATTTTTTGAGAAGTGGTTGAGAAGGGAAATGCTTACACAACTTACTCAGCACTGTTGCAGAACAGTACGCTATTGTGTGTATATCGttgaaggcaattgtgtttggtgGTCTTGTTACATCAGATTTTAGCTGTTGGAAAGATTGCTGCCATGTATTCATGACTCAGTCATGCACGATTGCATCCATTGAACTTTCTGAATAGACAATTTCCTCATATGGTTTTGGAGAAGTAAAGCTACAGcaacaaacgtgtgtgtgtttgcgataAACTTATTTAGTTCGGGCCTTTAGTCATTGCGCTCTCTAGTGAACGCAAGCGGAATGACATGAGGTTGACCATTATTTTATTGAACCCTATCACAGGACCTTGGCGGAGACTTTTAGTCTTCCTAAGGTATACATTACATTAatgatatatattatataaataatatttatattcataTATTGGTGAGCTAGCAACCCAGAAAGTTCTAGTTGAGTGTTTTTTAAACAGCATTTTTATTGTCGTCAGCATAAACAAGCTAATGTTTAAGTATATTTtgttttgacaatttgatttagGAACGCTGCGGATTTTGGATACACAATTGCATCTGAAAgtcttataaaaaaaaagttgatttttCTTGTAATGCCGCACAACGGCCAGAAGAGGTCAGTGTTGTTAAGTATCAAACCTTCACGTCTTCCCACAGCTCTCTTTCTTCTGTCAATACTCGGGTGGTGTGGAGCGGCGTGGAGGGGACCACCGCGGATTGCTGCGGAGCATAAACACATGGATGCAGATGTGGAGACCAACATTAACAGGAAGTGGACCCCTGAGTCAAAAACTTACACTAATCCAGGGGTGTTTCATAAACTGACTGATGCTCATTCTCTCATTGGGGTCCGTCTTCAGCAACTGATGAATCAAATGTTTGCCTGCGAAAGTCAAAGCGAAATAAACGTTCACTTAAGTGATCGCAAGTGGCCCAAACACACatcggatattttttttaaaagtcataATACGGAAAATTCCACTTTTATTTAATAGTTGAGATCATCAAGTATGATTTTAAACAACCATGTATCTTCTCTTACTTGCTCAAATCCAGCAGAAGATTTATGAATACTTAATTAACTCACCTTCTTGTGACACATCAGCCCACTCTGGATTGGGAAATTCATATTGACCCATCCTGATTCGCTTCTTCATCCCTGGAGAAATGGCTTGACCCGTGTTGGAATAAAACGGAGGGAAGCCGCATAACCTGGGGAAGAACAAGAGAGCGGATTATAGTACCACACTTTATCTTCTGGATTACTTCAGTAACAAAAATGAGCTACTCACAGGATGTACATGATAACGCCCAGAGACCACATGTCACATGACTTGTCATATTTCTCCGGACCTAAAACCTCAGGTGCTTATCCGCGACCACATAAACCAGACCAAAGAAATGGGaggacaaaaacaaatgcaatttaagTGTGACATGAATTTAAAAGTCAATCCATTTTGTAGGACAGGAAGCGAACTAACCCACGTAGTACGGCGTGTAGCAGGGTGTCTGGAGAGGGTTGTGTTGCGTGGTCTCCTTTGCAAAACCAAAATCCGTTAATTTGAGAACTCCATTCTTGTTCTTTGATGTGTACAGTAGATTCTCGGGCTGTTGAAGGGGACATCCAGTGAAATGAAGTTAAttacgttcttttttttttggtaacccGAAGCTTATTGTGGATCAAACCTTGATATCTCTGTGCGCAATGTTAATGCTGTGCAGGAACTCAATGGCCATGCCGATATCTCTCATGATCTCAGATGCCTCTGGGATGAAGGAGGTTAAAAGACACAGTCTCAAACCAGGAACTCAATCAAAGAATTTTATTTGATTGTCTCTTAACTTTTGAATGTCCAACTgttgaatattttcaaaacaagctGTTCTGTTTGCACTGAATGGCAACATTTTCACACCAGCCGTTTGAGCCATGAATGAAAGGATTTATTTTTCTATGACTCGTGCAGTCTGGCAGAATCTGTGTTGCAACCTGCTGCTGATGATTCTCTGTGACACTCTAAGCTCAGCGGCCACTTCCCTCTAAGAACATCCGGTTTCAGACCTCACAGTGGCGAGCTAAGCCACCAATAAAGTATATTCGAACCACAGCGTATATTCTCTACAATCACTCAAGCTGCGGCTAGTGCTATTTAAAAACCCAATTTAAAAAGGTGTCAATTTAGGAAGttgtttatttgttcaaaaTGGATGAAATAGCTTTTGAGGAGACAGTTTATGGCATTCTGCAATGATTCAAAAAAGTTCTCACCTTTCTCTGTGAAAGCCTGATCTCCTCGAGCTTGGATACGGCTGAACAGCTCTCCCCCCTCCATACTGCATGAGCACACAAATGGAAACACACACCCTCGCAATTTTGATATAGTGTATAATAAGAGTTTGACAATAATATTTTCTTTATCGTCATCATCGCTTCTGCGGAGGGTGATGCATCATAGGGCAAAAACAAATGAGTAAAAAACACCAATCCCTTCGCATTTAAGATTTTCTTTGTAATGTGTACTCAATCTGTAGTTAGTCAACACAGAGACAATGAGAGAGGAATAAATGTGCTTTTTGTGTTCGACTGACAGAACTAAATGTCGCCTTCCGCTGACCTCCATTGTCACAGGAAGCAGCTTACAGCCACGTGAGTTCGCTGACATGTGCATGGTTACTACAAACAGTAGGAAATAAACACTGTTGTTGTGCCAGCACACGTCAATAAATAAAATCCTGCCCCCGTATCAAATAATGTGATGAGATCTGTTTCAGTTCACATTTGCTTGTGCGTGACTATTTGTAAGCAAAGACGTCAATCAAACATTTTCTCCTGACGCACTTTTCAATCGGGGGGACATATTTTCAAAGAGCGTCTTGAATATCTGAGCATTCTCAAGTAAAACTGCTGACAGCAGCAGTTTTTTGGAGGAAACCACACACCACTATGTGTCTTTTTTCCTAGCCAATTAAAAgttcaatgcaaaaaataataaatgacagCAAGAGCAAGCACGCCTCCCCCGAGGCTGATCAATAATATAACATATCATTTGGTCAAAATATCGCCACTTTATGGGTAGTCACCAATACAAAATGGATTTCCCTCACATgacaattttaaaaatgtcattttaaatcATGTGTACGTGGTTTCTAATTCTTCATATTGCGTTTTTTTTTGAAGATGGACCTCCTAGATAGCAAATAATTCTAACAATGGAAATATAATTAGTAATGGGATTTCAAACATTTAGACTTCAACTGATACTCGACCGCAAGCTCGTACCATTCCATGATGATGAGCAGGCACTTCTTTCCATGATACATGTTCTCATACAGGTTTAGGATTCGGACAATATGCGGCCCTCCGGACACCCTCCAATGAAGCTCCACCTCCCGCCTTGCTTTGGGGTTGTCATAGAGGATCTGGAAGACATAGAAGGAAAGAGCAATTCAAAATGTAATGCAAGTATGAGTTCAATTTCGTGCGCTGGTAACAACCTAATTATAACGTACACTAACAGACTAAGACAGCAGGTGGATGCATGTGCAGTCAGTGACTATTTTGGGATATGACAGTAAGGGGGTGACCTGATGTTCACATTGACAAGAAGGCCGATCTGGTCACAGACTGGGAAACACTGACTCATGGGACATGTGAGAGAGCGACACGCAAACTGGTAGAGGTTTCTTtcggccactagagggcattAGGCTATGAGTGCAAAACACCTACACCCACACAAACACTGATCATTAAGTAAACTGCTTTTTGTTGATTCAAGAAATGTAGACAGTACGGGGGACATTTGAGGGGAACTCCACAGAGAATCTCAATAACCGCTCCTCAGTATGAGTGTGTGGAAGAGGAAGTGATGCCTGGAAGTGTCAGGTCACTCAACAGCAATTCGAAAGACCGACAGTTTCCGGTGGCTTGTCTGCAAATGTGTGTGACTCCCTTCCCACAGTTCCATCCACCAGACATTACTTTAATGAGCAATTTTC contains the following coding sequences:
- the mapkapk3 gene encoding MAP kinase-activated protein kinase 3, producing the protein MLQDGNGKNPQGAPNAEAEHDSPSGDAGLVPPPPPAAAAAASGPEDTLFPLPGNTKLDIKRHAVTNDYKVSSQVLGLGINGKVLGCFNKKTGQKCALKILYDNPKARREVELHWRVSGGPHIVRILNLYENMYHGKKCLLIIMECMEGGELFSRIQARGDQAFTEKEASEIMRDIGMAIEFLHSINIAHRDIKPENLLYTSKNKNGVLKLTDFGFAKETTQHNPLQTPCYTPYYVAPEVLGPEKYDKSCDMWSLGVIMYILLCGFPPFYSNTGQAISPGMKKRIRMGQYEFPNPEWADVSQEGKHLIHQLLKTDPNERMSISQFMKHPWISQSAVVPSTPLHTTRVLTEERELWEDVKEEMTSALATMRVDYDQVKIKDLDTSSNPLLAKRRKKAAAGAKGGATVCQSQ